A genomic segment from Scomber japonicus isolate fScoJap1 chromosome 11, fScoJap1.pri, whole genome shotgun sequence encodes:
- the slc40a1 gene encoding solute carrier family 40 member 1 produces MDNTGAKKTCFESIRDFFTSAKFLIYMGHALSTWGDRMWNFAVAVFLVELYGNSLLLTAVYGLVVAGSVLLLGAIIGDWVDRNPRLKVAQTSLLVQNSCVIVCGILLMVVFHFKEQLVELYNGWVLTTCYILVITVANIANLASTATSITIQRDWVVVVAGQDSSRLADMNATVRIIDQLTNILAPMLVGQIMAFGSHFVGCGFISGWNLCSMCVEYALLWKVYQKTPALAVKAGQKEQQQQELKQLSHPKEVESGQSPEDSSQPLMNEAAVVAKSDSPKQQGCCYQISEPLRTLKAGWVAYYNQNIFFAGLSLAFLYMTVLGFDCITTGYAYTQGLNGSVLSLLMGASAISGICGTVAFTWVRKKCGLIRTGFISGIAQLSCLVLCVVSVFAPGSPFDLSVSPFQDLYTHLIGETTLPEADHSLTSILTGGNITTPTTPSPAEELPPLQSYMSVSLLFAGVIAARIGLWSFDLTVTQLIQENVIESERGVINGVQNSMNYLLDLLHFIMVILAPNPEAFGLLVIISVSFVAMGHMMYFRFAFKSLGARLFLCFSPEQKVEAEECPSLPTTV; encoded by the exons atggataaCACTGGAGCTAAGAAGACATGCTTTG aatcCATCCGAGATTTCTTCACATCGGCGAAATTCCTTATTTATATGGGACATGCACTGTCAACATGG GGTGACCGAATGTGGAACTTTGCTGTCGCTGTTTTCTTGGTGGAGCTGTATGGAAACAGCTTGTTGCTCACGGCCGTGTACGGACTGGTGGTGGCGGGCTCCGTGCTGCTGCTGGGGGCAATCATCGGTGACTGGGTGGACAGAAACCCCAGACTTAAAG TGGCCCAGACTTCCCTGCTCGTCCAGAACAGTTGTGTCATCGTGTGCGGGATCCTCCTGATGgttgttttccatttcaaagAACAGCTTGTGGAGCTTTACAATGGATGGGTTCTG ACCACCTGCTACATTCTGGTGATCACCGTCGCCAACATCGCCAACCTGGCCAGCACAGCGACCTCCATCACCATCCAGAGGGACTGGGTGGTGGTCGTTGCCGGCCAGGACAGCAGCAGGTTGGCAG ACATGAACGCCACAGTTCGGATTATCGACCAGCTGACCAACATCCTGGCTCCCATGCTGGTGGGTCAGATCATGGCTTTCGGCTCCCATTTCGTCGGCTGCGGCTTCATCTCCGGCTGGAACCTGTGCTCCATGTGCGTGGAGTACGCGCTGCTGTGGAAGGTCTACCAGAAGACGCCGGCGTTGGCCGTGAAAGCCGGACaaaaggagcagcagcagcaggagctcaAACAGCTCAGCCACCCGAAAG AGGTGGAGAGCGGTCAGAGTCCCGAGGATTCGTCTCAGCCTCTGATGAATGAAGCCGCAGTGGTTGCCAAGTCCGACTCCCCCAAACAGCAGGGTTGTTGCTACCAGATATCTGAACCTCTCCGCACCTTGAAGGCCGGCTGGGTCGCCTACTACAACCAGAACATCTTCTTCGCCGGCTTGTCCCTGGCCTTCCTCTACATGACAGTGCTGGGCTTCGACTGCATCACCACGGGCTACGCCTACACGCAGGGTCTCAACGGCTCCGTCCTCAGCCTGCTGATGGGCGCCTCGGCTATTTCGGGCATCTGCGGCACCGTCGCCTTCACGTGGGTCCGCAAGAAGTGCGGCCTCATCCGCACCGGCTTCATCTCAGGCATCGCCCAGCTCTCCTGCCTCGTCCTGTGCGTCGTGTCCGTCTTCGCTCCCGGAAGCCCCTTCGACCTCAGTGTGTCGCCCTTCCAGGACCTTTACACCCACCTGATCGGGGAGACGACGCTGCCCGAGGCCGACCACAGCCTCACCAGTATTCTCACCGGAGGCAACATCACTACTCCAACAACCCCCTCCCCGGCTGAAGAGCTGCCACCCCTGCAGTCCTACATGTCTGTTAGTCTGCTGTTTGCTGGCGTCATTGCTGCTAGAATTG GTCTGTGGTCTTTTGATCTCACGGTGACTCAGCTGATCCAGGAGAATGTGATCGAGTCGGAGCGAGGTGTGATCAACGGCGTCCAGAACTCCATGAATTACCTCTTAGACCTGCTGCACTTCATCATGGTGATTCTGGCTCCTAACCCGGAGGCTTTCGGCCTGCTGGTCATCATCTCCGTCTCCTTCGTGGCCATGGGTCACATGATGTACTTTCGGTTTGCCTTCAAGAGCCTGGGCGCCCgactcttcctctgcttctcccCGGAGCAGAAGGTGGAGGCGGAAGAATGCCCCTCACTTCCTACCACCGTCTAA
- the LOC128368004 gene encoding ASNSD1 upstream open reading frame protein-like, with translation MSSKSNEDNLEGQSAVKEELNRKIKEQKVVVDELSNLKKNRKVYIQQRNSNIFFLADRSQTLGSCKKELDNMKKELQDI, from the exons ATGTCTTCAAAAAGCAACGAGGATAACTTAGAGGGACAGTCTGCAGTGAAGGAGGAGCTCAACAGAAAG ATCAAAGAGCAGAAAGTTGTTGTGGACGAACTCTCCAACCTGAAGAAGAACAGA AAAGTTTACATCCAGCAGAGGAACAGCAACATTTTCTTCCTGGCAGACAGAAGTCAGACGTTGGGTTCATGCAAAA aGGAACTGGACAACATGAAAAAGGAGCTTCAGGACATTTAA
- the zgc:136439 gene encoding glucose-1-phosphate adenylyltransferase, whose protein sequence is MIAVILAAGYGTRLQRDVLEDRSGRFAHLVGVAKPLLPVGSCQLISHWVQALTRSGSVHKIYVVTNALYQTAFEEWAAHFSNVKILSDQTRSNDERLGAVACLQLAVKHFEIKDHVIVIGGDTLFKEDFSLSEVKDRFYDLQTKCEENCLLLSYQCRDNETHKYGILEVDEDLRVICMKEKPRPTETTSRRACPCFYVFSKNSLPLLQTFLEEKKEAPIEEKDAPGNFVSWLIPRKPVHVHQISGRFDVGNLPSYTECDLYFKEKLQHVDSYMM, encoded by the exons ATGATAGCAGTGATCCTGGCTGCTGGTTATGGCACCAGGCTACAGCGGGACGTGCTGGAGGATCGCAGCGGGAGATTCGCTCACCTGGTCGGCGTCGCCAAGCCGCTGCTGCCGGTCGGAAGCTGCCAGCTGATCTCACACTGGGTGCAAGCTCTGACCCGGTCCGGCTCTGTGCACAAGATCTATGTGGTG ACCAACGCTCTCTACCAGACAGCGTTTGAGGAGTGGGCAGCAcatttctcaaatgtgaagattctCAGCGATCAGACGAGAAGCAACGAT GAGCGTCTTGGCGCTGTGGCTTGCCTGCAGCTCgcagtgaagcactttgagaTCAAGGACCACGTCATAGTTATTGGAGG CGACACTCTGTTCAAAGAAGATTTCAGCCTCAGTGAAGTGAAAGACAGATTTTATGACCTGCAGACGAAGTGTGAAGAAAACTGTCTGCTGCTGTCGTATCAGTGCAGAGACAatg AAACTCATAAATATGGGATCTTGGAGGTAGACGAAGATCTTCGGGTGATCTGTATGAAGGAGAAACCTCGACCGACTGAGACGACAAGCAGAAGAGCC tgtccTTGTTTCTACGTGTTTTCTAAGAACAGTCTTCCTCTTCTGCAAACTTTCCTCGAGGAAAAGAag GAAGCTCCTATTGAAGAGAAAGACGCTCCGGGAAACTTTGTGTCTTGGCTCATACCAAG gaaaCCAGTTCACGTGCATCAGATCTCCGGTCGCTTTGACGTTGGAAACCTGCCCTCTTACACCGAGTGTGACCTTTACTTCAAAGAGAAACTGCAACACGTGGACTCGTACATGATGTAG
- the asnsd1 gene encoding asparagine synthetase domain-containing protein 1 — translation MCGIFCLLSLSAAPSKHDPIVHEHLKRRGPDSSRDVTVQGPNSLCRCLFSAHVLHMRGRLTQQPLQDGLGNLLAWNGEVFGGLPLTLDENDTSVVSERLSSCNDPSDVLSVLSSLRGPWAFVYYQKDGDFLWFGRDFFGRRSLLWRFDAEVDALTLTSVAAQTTEDVSSPWQEVPAAGVFRIDLKAFTETGSLTFEVYPWAHTGDDVISTCSETSVPIGCTAVINQSGLFLTSPVSRLNTTLPKSTNEADTCSNSHLSVEDLQQLLDGKEKDDEVSALIDVLSEAVRRRVQFLPFREEEEEDRPPTPERVTVAVLFSGGIDSMILAALADRHIPAHQPIDLLNVAFKLQEPKTQKESVKKPKKHKNKSSNSNINKATDSKTFNPFDVPDRITGKAGLKELRDLNPDRKWNFVEVNVTQEELQKMRRERVCHLVHPLETVLDDSIGCAVWFAARGTGVITKEEEEEEEEEERSFTSTAKVILTGIGADEQLAGYSRHRVRFKTSGHEGLIQELVMELGRISSRNLGRDDRVIGDHGKEARFPYLDEDVVNYLNALPVWEKADLSLPRGVGEKLLLRLAAKRLGLGPSAVLPKRAMQFGSRIAKMEDGHEKASDKCSRLLTG, via the exons ATGTGCGGCATCTTCTGTCTGCTGAGTCTGTCGGCGGCTCCGTCTAAACACGACCCAATTGTTCACGAACATTTAAAAAGACGAGGGCCCGACTCCAGCAGAGATGTCACCGTTCAGGGTCCAAACTCTCTCTGTCGGTGTTTATTCTCTGCTCACGTCCTTCACATGAGAGGCCGTCTCACCCAGCAGCCGCTCCAGGACGGACTCGGGAACCTGCTGGCGTGGAACGGGGAAGTTTTCGGAGGTCTTCCTTTGACGCTTGACGAAAACGACACCTCCGTTGTTTCGGAGCGGCTCTCTTCTTGTAATGACCCCTCAGATGTTTTATCAGTCCTCTCCTCTTTACGAGGGCCGTGGGCGTTCGTCTACTACCAGAAGGATGGAGACTTCCTCTGGTTCGGCAGGGACTTCTTCGGCCGGCGGAGTTTATTGTGGAGATTTGACGCAGAAGTCGACGCTTTGACTTTGACTTCTGTTGCGGCTCAGACGACTGAAGATGTTAGCTCTCCGTGGCAGGAAGTCCCAGCAGCTGGCGTTTTCAGGATCGATCTGAAAGCTTTTACTGAAACAGGATCTTTGACTTTTGAGGTTTATCCGTGGGCTCACACAGGAGATGATGTCATATCTACCTGCAGTGAAACATCAGTCCCGATCGGCTGCACTGCTGTCATCAACCAATCGGGTCTTTTTCTCACTTCGCCCGTCTCCCGTCTTAACACGACCCTCCCAAAATCGACAAATGAGGCAGACACTTGCTCAAACTCACATTTATCTGTTGAAGATTTGCAGCAGCTGCTAGACGGGAAAGAGAAAGACGATGAAGTGAGCGCTCTCATCGATGTTCTGAGCGAGGCGGTGAGGCGGAGGGTTCAGTTTCTACCTTttagggaagaagaagaagaagaccggCCTCCGACTCCTGAGCGAGTGACTGTTGCCGTGCTTTTCTCAGGAGGCATCGATTCGATGATCCTAGCCGCTCTAGCTGACCGTCACATTCCTGCTCACCAGCCGATAGATCTCCTCAATGTAGCGTTTAAACTTCAGGAGCCGAAGACGCAGAAAGAATCCGTTAAGAAAcccaaaaagcacaaaaataaatcCTCAAATTCAAACATAAACAAAGCAACAGACTCGAAAACGTTCAACCCCTTCGACGTTCCCGATAGAATAACCGGGAAAGCCGGGCTCAAAGAGTTAAGAGACTTGAAtcctgacaggaagtggaactTTGTGGAGGTTAACGTGACGCAGGAGGAGCTGCAGAAAATGAGGCGGGAGCGAGTTTGTCACTTGGTTCACCCGCTGGAGACGGTGCTTGACGACAGCATCGGGTGTGCTGTGTGGTTCGCAGCGAGAGGGACGGGCGTCATCacgaaggaagaggaggaggaggaggaagaggaagagaggagctTCACATCGACAGCGAAG GTTATTTTGACGGGAATCGGAGCGGACGAGCAGCTGGCCGGTTACTCCAGACACAGAGTTCGCTTTAAGACATCTGGACACGAAGGACTGATCCAGGAGCTGGTCATGGAGCTGGGCCGGATCTCCTCCAGGAACCTCGGCAGAGATGACCGAGTGATAGGCGACCACGGGAAGGAAGCCCG GTTTCCGTACTTGGACGAGGACGTGGTGAACTACTTGAACGCTTTGCCCGTGTGGGAGAAAGCCGACCTGTCGCTGCCTCGAGGCGTCGGAGAGAAACTCCTCCTCAGACTAGCGGCTAAGCGGCTCGGCCTCGGACCGTCCGCCGTGCTGCCCAAGAGAGCCATGCAGTTCGGCTCCCGCATCGCAAAGATGGAGGATGGACACGAAAAGGCATCAGATAAATGCTCCAGACTCCTCACTGGGTAG